The Saccharopolyspora gloriosae genome has a segment encoding these proteins:
- the dgoD gene encoding galactonate dehydratase, with amino-acid sequence MKITSMTTYQVPPRWLFLKIETDEGVVGWGEPVLEGRADAVAATVDELSDYLIGQDPSRIEDLWTVLYRGGFYRGGGIHMSALAGIDQALWDIRGKTLGVPVHDLLGGRVRERIKVYSWIGGDRPAETAQAASAVVDRGFTAVKMNGTEELQYLDSWAKVDQCVANVAAVREAVGPDIGIGVDFHGRVHRPMAKVLLRELEPYRLMFVEEPVLSEHLDGFAGVLRNSPIPIALGERLYSRWDFKSVLASGAVDIVQPDPSHCGGITESRKIAHMAEAYDVALALHCPLGPIALAACLQIDAGCHNATIQEQSLGIHYNTSNDLLDYLVDPTVFTYESGQVAIPSGPGLGIEINEPYVAERAAEGHRWRNPVWRHADGSVAEW; translated from the coding sequence ATGAAGATCACGTCAATGACGACATACCAGGTACCGCCGCGCTGGCTGTTCCTGAAGATCGAGACCGACGAGGGTGTGGTCGGGTGGGGCGAGCCGGTCCTGGAGGGCCGCGCCGATGCGGTGGCCGCCACGGTCGACGAGCTCTCCGACTACCTCATCGGCCAGGACCCGTCCCGGATCGAGGACCTGTGGACGGTGCTCTACCGCGGCGGTTTCTACCGCGGCGGCGGCATCCACATGAGCGCGCTCGCCGGCATCGACCAGGCGCTGTGGGACATCCGGGGCAAGACGCTCGGAGTTCCGGTGCACGACCTGCTCGGCGGCCGGGTGCGGGAGCGGATCAAGGTGTACTCGTGGATCGGCGGCGACCGGCCCGCCGAAACCGCGCAGGCCGCGAGCGCCGTCGTCGACCGCGGCTTCACCGCCGTCAAGATGAACGGCACCGAAGAGCTCCAGTACCTCGACAGCTGGGCCAAGGTCGACCAGTGCGTGGCCAACGTCGCCGCGGTGCGCGAGGCCGTCGGACCCGACATCGGCATCGGCGTGGACTTCCACGGCCGCGTGCACCGGCCGATGGCCAAGGTGCTGCTGCGCGAACTGGAGCCCTACCGGCTGATGTTCGTCGAGGAACCGGTGCTGTCCGAGCACTTGGACGGATTCGCCGGCGTGCTGCGGAATTCACCGATCCCGATCGCGCTGGGCGAGCGGCTGTACTCGCGGTGGGATTTCAAGTCGGTGCTGGCTTCCGGCGCGGTCGACATCGTGCAGCCCGACCCGTCGCACTGCGGTGGGATCACCGAGTCGCGCAAGATCGCGCACATGGCGGAGGCCTACGACGTGGCGCTGGCGCTGCACTGCCCGCTCGGGCCGATCGCGCTGGCCGCCTGCCTGCAGATCGACGCGGGCTGCCACAACGCCACGATCCAGGAACAGAGCCTGGGCATTCACTACAACACCTCCAACGACCTGCTCGACTACCTCGTCGATCCCACGGTGTTCACCTACGAATCCGGACAGGTCGCGATCCCGTCCGGCCCGGGCCTGGGCATCGAGATCAACGAGCCCTACGTGGCCGAGCGCGCCGCCGAAGGGCACCGCTGGCGCAACCCGGTGTGGCGCCACGCCGACGGCTCCGTGGCGGAGTGGTGA
- a CDS encoding 2-dehydro-3-deoxygalactonokinase, whose protein sequence is MTDVGAPSLIALDWGTTAQRAWLLDGEGTILATRRPELGLLPTTAGINVRDARARAQAYEAAFWSACGDWVLAHPQLPVLACGMVGSAQGWAEAGYRTVPAELRFGADALLRVEHRRGAAHLVPGLRMPSQDGRPGDVIRGEETQIVGALEVLGDPAEPVTLILPGTHGKWVRVDNGEVVSFATAMSGELFGLLTTGGILARTTTEPRRDDEAFARGLAAGTGPSRGLSTELFGARPLVLDGLLDPASVPDYVSGVLIADEVGHAASTVGRGRVVLCGTEDLCRRYATALAAHDIVPTVLTEDVAARGLWRIALSTGLRGASGNHVPD, encoded by the coding sequence ATGACCGACGTCGGCGCTCCGAGCCTGATCGCACTCGATTGGGGAACCACCGCGCAACGCGCCTGGCTGCTCGACGGCGAGGGCACGATCCTCGCCACCCGCAGGCCCGAGCTGGGCCTGCTCCCGACCACCGCGGGCATCAACGTCCGCGACGCTCGTGCCAGGGCTCAGGCGTACGAGGCCGCTTTCTGGTCGGCTTGCGGGGATTGGGTCCTCGCGCACCCGCAGCTGCCGGTGCTCGCCTGCGGCATGGTCGGCAGCGCGCAGGGCTGGGCCGAAGCGGGGTACCGCACCGTCCCGGCCGAGCTCCGCTTCGGCGCCGACGCGCTCCTGCGGGTCGAGCATCGCCGGGGCGCCGCCCACCTCGTTCCGGGCCTGCGGATGCCGTCCCAGGACGGCCGCCCCGGAGACGTCATCCGCGGCGAGGAGACTCAGATCGTCGGCGCGCTCGAGGTCTTGGGCGACCCGGCCGAGCCCGTCACGCTGATCCTGCCCGGTACGCACGGCAAGTGGGTGCGGGTGGACAACGGCGAGGTCGTCTCGTTCGCCACGGCGATGTCCGGTGAGCTGTTCGGCCTGCTCACCACCGGCGGAATCCTCGCCCGCACGACCACCGAACCGCGACGTGACGACGAGGCGTTCGCGCGCGGCCTCGCCGCCGGAACCGGACCGTCACGCGGCCTGTCCACCGAACTGTTCGGCGCCCGGCCGCTCGTGCTCGATGGACTGCTCGATCCGGCATCGGTGCCCGACTACGTCTCCGGGGTGCTCATCGCAGACGAGGTCGGCCACGCGGCGTCGACCGTGGGCCGGGGCCGGGTGGTGCTGTGCGGCACCGAGGACCTGTGCCGCCGGTACGCCACGGCGCTGGCCGCGCACGACATCGTCCCGACCGTGCTGACCGAGGACGTGGCGGCACGCGGGCTCTGGCGCATCGCGCTCTCGACGGGACTTCGAGGCGCTTCCGGCAACCACGTCCCCGATTGA
- a CDS encoding MoxR family ATPase: protein MENWWIYRGAADPHAGVLRLPDPPPWRAFNGGPPVVPHHDQDPGAPRRLGDHRRAVTYRPREHELELINAALYLRRPLLVTGKPGTGKTTLAYAVAHELALGPVLRWPITSRSTIQQGLYDYDAIGRLREAGLKGREAGADDPDIGRYLTLGPLGTALLPYERPRVLLIDEIDKSDIDLPNDLLDIFEEGEYRIPELRRISSEHPDVAVQTADGGEATVHRGHVGCRAFPFIVLTSNGEREFPPAFLRRCLRLELREPDSEQLGRIVEAHLGTAAQAAGEDLIDRFAERRNSGSLATDQLLNALYLTSAAAVDGNSSREQLADLIMRHLESDADET from the coding sequence GTGGAGAACTGGTGGATCTACCGGGGTGCGGCTGATCCGCACGCGGGTGTCCTCCGCCTGCCGGACCCCCCGCCGTGGCGGGCGTTCAACGGCGGCCCGCCGGTCGTCCCGCACCACGACCAGGATCCCGGTGCGCCACGCCGACTCGGTGACCACCGGCGGGCGGTGACTTATCGGCCCCGCGAGCACGAGCTGGAGCTGATCAACGCGGCGCTGTACCTGCGGCGGCCGCTGCTGGTCACCGGCAAGCCCGGCACCGGGAAGACGACGCTGGCCTACGCCGTCGCGCACGAACTGGCGCTCGGCCCCGTGCTCCGGTGGCCCATCACCAGCCGATCGACCATTCAGCAAGGTCTGTACGACTACGACGCGATCGGGCGGTTGCGGGAAGCCGGTCTCAAGGGGCGGGAAGCAGGCGCCGACGACCCCGACATCGGCAGGTATCTCACCCTGGGGCCGCTGGGCACCGCGCTCCTGCCGTACGAGCGGCCGCGTGTGCTGCTCATCGACGAGATCGACAAGAGCGACATCGACCTGCCGAACGACCTGCTCGACATCTTCGAGGAAGGCGAATACCGGATTCCCGAGCTGCGCCGGATATCAAGCGAGCACCCGGACGTCGCAGTGCAGACGGCCGACGGCGGGGAGGCGACCGTGCACCGCGGCCACGTCGGCTGCCGAGCCTTCCCGTTCATCGTGCTCACCAGCAACGGCGAACGCGAGTTCCCACCGGCTTTCCTGCGCCGCTGCCTGCGATTGGAGCTTCGGGAACCGGATTCCGAACAGCTCGGCAGAATCGTAGAAGCGCACCTGGGAACGGCGGCACAAGCGGCCGGTGAGGACCTCATCGACCGTTTCGCCGAACGCCGCAACAGCGGCTCGCTGGCCACTGACCAGTTGCTCAACGCCCTCTACTTGACTTCGGCGGCGGCTGTCGACGGGAACTCGAGCCGCGAGCAGCTCGCAGATCTGATCATGCGACACCTCGAAAGCGACGCGGACGAGACATGA
- a CDS encoding 2-dehydro-3-deoxy-6-phosphogalactonate aldolase, with product MAGTGLVAILRGITPDDVVAVGEVLAEAGLDAIEVPLNSPSPFTSVERLATAVGERCAVGAGTVVDVADVPRARDAGARIVVAPNADPAVIAASIDAGMRPYPGVATPTEAFAAIAAGARHLKLFPADAVGVAGMKAWRAVLPSEVELLPVGGVDDTDLAEWKAAGAGGAGLGSTLYRPGDRPEQVRARATSLRRAWTGATR from the coding sequence ATGGCAGGCACCGGACTGGTCGCCATCCTGCGCGGCATCACACCGGACGACGTGGTGGCCGTCGGCGAAGTCCTCGCCGAGGCCGGTCTCGACGCCATCGAGGTGCCGTTGAACTCCCCCTCGCCGTTCACCTCCGTCGAGCGGCTGGCCACGGCGGTCGGTGAGCGCTGCGCGGTCGGCGCCGGCACCGTCGTCGACGTCGCGGACGTGCCGCGCGCACGGGACGCGGGCGCGCGGATCGTCGTGGCGCCCAACGCCGATCCCGCCGTGATCGCGGCGTCGATCGACGCGGGCATGCGGCCGTATCCCGGGGTGGCGACACCCACCGAGGCGTTCGCCGCCATCGCCGCAGGGGCGCGGCATCTCAAACTGTTCCCCGCCGACGCGGTGGGCGTCGCGGGCATGAAGGCGTGGCGGGCGGTCCTGCCGTCCGAGGTCGAACTGCTGCCGGTCGGCGGCGTCGACGACACCGACCTCGCCGAGTGGAAGGCGGCCGGAGCGGGCGGAGCGGGACTCGGCTCCACGCTCTACCGGCCGGGCGACCGCCCCGAACAGGTTCGCGCCCGAGCAACCTCGCTGCGCCGTGCCTGGACCGGCGCGACGAGGTGA
- a CDS encoding MFS transporter: MADTTTTATARSASRVRVLIAVLLFGTVVINYLDRSNLSIAMPAIAEEMDLSTSQQGLLLSAFGWTYAAMQLPGGWLVDRIRPRVLYPLCLGLWSLATLFMGMVGGFVALIVLRLAVGAFEAPAYPINSRVATVWFPERERATAIGFYTSGQFIGLAMLTPVLSWLQAAVSWHWVFILTGLVGIIWGAIWYLAYREPRESRANAAEVELISSGGGLVDLVDEQPKRAKITRGDLATVLGRRKLWGIYLGQFCLTSTLWFFLTWFPTYLVEYRGMDYIESGFLAALPFAAALVGVLVSGLVSDFLLRRGTSLGIARKAPIVIGLVLSTLIVGASFTASTTLVIVFLSVAFFGNGLASITWSLVSALAPERLLGLTGGMFNFIGNLSSIATPIVIGVLVTKDSFTPAFTYMTAVTLLGILSYVVLVGRVERVAER; the protein is encoded by the coding sequence ATGGCCGACACCACCACGACGGCGACCGCACGGTCCGCCTCCCGCGTCCGCGTGCTCATCGCGGTGCTGCTGTTCGGCACCGTCGTGATCAACTACCTGGACCGTTCGAACCTGTCGATCGCGATGCCCGCCATCGCCGAGGAGATGGACCTGTCCACGTCCCAGCAGGGCCTGCTGCTGTCGGCGTTCGGCTGGACCTACGCGGCGATGCAGCTGCCCGGCGGCTGGCTGGTCGACCGGATCCGCCCGCGCGTGCTCTATCCGCTGTGCTTAGGACTGTGGTCGCTGGCCACGCTGTTCATGGGCATGGTCGGCGGCTTCGTCGCGCTGATCGTGCTGCGGCTCGCGGTCGGCGCGTTCGAGGCACCCGCCTACCCGATCAACAGCCGGGTCGCCACGGTGTGGTTCCCGGAGCGGGAACGAGCCACCGCCATCGGCTTCTACACCTCCGGGCAGTTCATCGGTCTCGCCATGCTGACCCCCGTGTTGTCCTGGTTGCAGGCCGCGGTGTCCTGGCACTGGGTCTTCATCCTCACCGGCCTCGTCGGGATCATCTGGGGCGCGATCTGGTACCTCGCCTACCGGGAACCGCGCGAGTCGCGGGCCAACGCCGCCGAAGTCGAGCTGATCAGCTCCGGCGGCGGCCTGGTCGACCTGGTCGACGAGCAGCCGAAACGCGCCAAGATCACTCGCGGTGACCTGGCCACGGTGCTCGGGCGGCGGAAGCTGTGGGGCATCTACCTCGGCCAGTTCTGCCTGACGTCAACGCTGTGGTTCTTCCTCACCTGGTTCCCGACCTACCTGGTGGAATACCGCGGCATGGACTACATCGAGTCCGGGTTCCTGGCCGCGTTGCCGTTCGCAGCCGCCCTGGTCGGGGTGCTCGTCTCGGGCCTGGTCTCGGATTTCCTGCTGCGCCGCGGCACCTCGCTCGGGATCGCCCGCAAAGCGCCGATCGTCATCGGGCTGGTGCTGAGCACGTTGATCGTCGGCGCGAGCTTCACCGCCTCGACGACGTTGGTGATCGTGTTCCTGTCGGTGGCGTTCTTCGGCAACGGGCTCGCTTCGATCACCTGGTCGCTGGTGTCCGCACTCGCACCGGAACGGCTGCTCGGGCTCACCGGCGGCATGTTCAACTTCATCGGCAACCTGTCGTCGATCGCGACGCCGATCGTGATCGGCGTCCTGGTCACCAAGGACAGCTTCACCCCGGCCTTCACCTACATGACCGCGGTGACGCTGCTCGGAATCCTGTCCTACGTCGTGCTGGTCGGCCGCGTCGAACGCGTCGCCGAACGCTGA
- a CDS encoding IclR family transcriptional regulator → MATEDSAAPPGTQTLARGLAVVRAVADGATDLRSLVQRTGLGRSTAHRLVQLLIQEGYLRTGRDGYALGPTLIELGFLALHGNPLPVVARPVLEELSEQLQDTVHLAVRDGASVLYLDKLPGSRGAEMRSRIGHRMPLTRTGVGMALLLDSPQEWEPLYQAETAVEPGLARADDIKAFTARMREYVESQVAMDTEDNEPGIRCVAAPIRDAAGALVGAISVSATRPYMPAARMRGLVKVVGRSAQTISASLGHRAL, encoded by the coding sequence ATGGCTACCGAGGACTCGGCCGCTCCTCCCGGCACTCAGACCCTGGCCAGGGGGCTCGCGGTGGTCCGGGCCGTCGCCGACGGCGCGACCGACCTGCGCTCCCTCGTCCAGCGGACCGGCCTCGGGCGCAGCACCGCGCACCGGCTCGTGCAGCTGCTGATCCAAGAGGGATACCTGCGGACGGGACGCGACGGCTACGCGCTCGGCCCGACGCTGATCGAGCTCGGATTCCTGGCGTTGCACGGCAATCCGCTGCCGGTGGTGGCCCGGCCCGTGCTCGAAGAGCTCTCCGAACAGTTGCAGGACACCGTCCACCTCGCCGTCCGCGACGGTGCGTCGGTGCTCTACCTCGACAAGCTGCCCGGCTCGCGCGGGGCGGAGATGCGTTCGCGTATCGGGCATCGGATGCCGCTCACCCGCACCGGAGTCGGGATGGCCCTGCTGCTGGACTCGCCGCAGGAGTGGGAGCCGCTGTACCAGGCCGAGACCGCGGTGGAGCCCGGCCTGGCACGGGCCGACGACATCAAGGCGTTCACCGCCAGGATGCGCGAGTACGTCGAGTCGCAGGTGGCGATGGACACCGAGGACAACGAACCGGGCATCCGCTGCGTCGCGGCGCCGATCCGCGACGCGGCGGGAGCTCTGGTCGGCGCGATCAGCGTGTCGGCGACCCGCCCGTACATGCCCGCGGCCCGCATGCGCGGGCTGGTCAAGGTCGTCGGCCGCAGCGCCCAGACCATCTCGGCGTCCTTGGGGCACCGCGCGCTCTGA
- a CDS encoding trypsin-like peptidase domain-containing protein, which produces MTSAAELQEQLQKCVVRLSGPGMRGGTGFFIAPRYVLTCAHVVDGQAGSPVTISWNGEEHQGSVRWSGPRADRDQRVWPHPDLAIVTAPIDGPCVWLDELFPGYDADLLAVGHAKLYGPSAERRPAKLTSPGRIELGTEQLLRISGDELPDGMSGAPVIDLTTGAVCGVVKTARTRDMPHGGVAVPVQALRDLPTDLWRKLWREHDRYHAARGPWPGSLDVLAERRPRELDPAAIVHPDRLQPLLKPTEITELRGLLAELPPPEDLNARYRLACGPNAPRVETQLLDWRDLIKALDDIAVANRGRLHPLLVFAEQTAHRCTRAQVADGLHSWAQRIAVRLGQRPELARYTPPELGSPAAESTAVIAMLEPSALGQERYLCTVWLYRGDEDFEVFAADEAPRPLQEAWAELKSRLPGALNRLDGGAEVMVEFVLPQRLLNEGVDDWQIWPNRKFARLGRRHPVIVRALSTDEDPYSLRRGEDRWKWLAEQDSVPWHWIHCEDARDQEALYSWFEESSNHAALGLTMPPETASARDALEVGLYAGLRVAVWRRPRCEDHAGSGGAMQPCAGKRFRDDLSERLAARRVSQLPHAVKDLRNAAAQQNGTEHCGRDVVLLWDAGRRPESQPLIPLG; this is translated from the coding sequence ATGACCAGCGCCGCCGAACTGCAAGAGCAGCTGCAGAAATGCGTGGTCCGCCTGTCCGGTCCCGGAATGCGCGGCGGCACCGGATTTTTCATCGCGCCCCGCTACGTCTTGACTTGCGCGCACGTGGTGGACGGCCAGGCCGGTAGCCCAGTGACGATCAGTTGGAACGGCGAAGAGCACCAGGGCTCGGTGCGCTGGTCCGGACCGCGGGCCGACCGCGACCAGCGGGTGTGGCCGCACCCCGACCTGGCGATCGTGACGGCGCCCATCGACGGGCCGTGCGTATGGCTCGACGAGCTCTTTCCGGGCTACGACGCGGATTTGCTCGCCGTGGGCCACGCCAAGCTCTACGGCCCGAGCGCGGAACGCCGCCCCGCCAAGCTCACCTCACCCGGGCGGATCGAGCTGGGAACCGAGCAACTGCTGCGGATCAGCGGCGACGAACTTCCCGACGGCATGTCCGGTGCTCCGGTGATCGACCTGACGACGGGGGCCGTGTGCGGCGTGGTGAAAACCGCCCGCACACGCGACATGCCGCACGGCGGAGTCGCGGTGCCCGTCCAGGCACTGCGCGATCTCCCGACCGACCTCTGGCGGAAACTGTGGCGGGAGCACGACCGCTACCACGCGGCACGCGGCCCGTGGCCCGGGTCGCTGGACGTGCTGGCCGAGCGGCGGCCGCGCGAGCTGGATCCCGCGGCGATCGTCCATCCCGACCGGCTCCAGCCGCTGCTCAAACCCACTGAGATCACCGAACTCCGCGGGCTGCTGGCGGAACTGCCGCCGCCGGAGGACCTCAACGCCAGATACCGGCTCGCCTGCGGGCCGAACGCGCCGCGCGTGGAAACGCAGCTGCTCGATTGGCGCGATCTCATCAAGGCTCTGGACGACATCGCCGTGGCCAACCGAGGCCGGTTGCATCCGCTGCTGGTGTTCGCCGAGCAGACCGCGCACCGCTGCACGCGAGCCCAGGTGGCCGACGGTCTCCACAGCTGGGCGCAGCGCATCGCCGTACGACTCGGCCAGCGGCCCGAACTCGCCCGATACACACCCCCGGAACTCGGCTCACCGGCCGCGGAGTCGACGGCGGTCATCGCCATGCTCGAACCGAGCGCGCTCGGCCAGGAGCGCTACCTGTGCACGGTTTGGCTCTACCGGGGCGACGAGGACTTCGAGGTCTTCGCCGCCGACGAAGCCCCCCGGCCGCTGCAGGAAGCGTGGGCGGAGTTGAAGAGCCGGTTACCGGGCGCGTTGAACCGGCTGGACGGGGGCGCGGAGGTGATGGTCGAGTTCGTGCTGCCGCAGCGGTTGCTCAACGAAGGCGTCGACGACTGGCAGATCTGGCCCAATCGGAAGTTCGCCCGACTGGGCAGACGCCACCCCGTGATCGTGCGCGCGTTAAGCACGGACGAGGACCCGTACAGCCTGCGCCGCGGCGAGGACCGCTGGAAGTGGCTGGCGGAGCAGGACTCCGTTCCCTGGCACTGGATCCACTGCGAGGACGCCAGGGATCAGGAAGCCCTCTACTCCTGGTTCGAGGAGTCCTCCAACCACGCCGCGCTCGGGCTGACGATGCCGCCCGAGACGGCGTCGGCCCGAGACGCCCTGGAGGTCGGTTTGTACGCGGGTCTCCGCGTCGCGGTGTGGCGGCGCCCCCGGTGCGAGGATCACGCAGGCTCCGGCGGCGCGATGCAGCCCTGCGCGGGGAAACGGTTCCGCGATGACCTGAGCGAACGGCTGGCCGCCAGGCGGGTTTCGCAACTCCCGCATGCGGTGAAGGACCTGCGCAATGCCGCCGCCCAGCAGAACGGAACCGAGCACTGCGGCCGGGACGTCGTCCTCCTGTGGGACGCCGGACGGAGACCGGAATCGCAACCGCTGATCCCGCTGGGTTGA
- a CDS encoding CU044_2847 family protein, whose product MSEVMEVRLPTGEVVWARVAVDDDGPVDVGFADKIGALELEGLTETVRGVAGTIRQGLRHAQPDDVTVEFGIEISGKSGKLVSVLAEAGAKATLKITLSWKGAVTRAEPGTS is encoded by the coding sequence TTGTCCGAGGTCATGGAAGTCCGGCTGCCCACGGGGGAAGTCGTGTGGGCACGGGTCGCCGTCGATGACGACGGCCCCGTCGACGTCGGCTTCGCGGACAAGATCGGTGCGCTCGAACTGGAAGGGCTGACCGAAACCGTGCGCGGCGTGGCCGGAACCATCCGCCAAGGTCTGCGCCACGCGCAGCCCGATGACGTGACGGTCGAGTTCGGCATCGAGATCTCCGGGAAGAGCGGCAAACTCGTGAGCGTGCTCGCCGAAGCCGGCGCCAAGGCCACGCTGAAGATCACCCTGTCCTGGAAGGGCGCGGTCACCCGCGCGGAACCGGGCACGTCATGA